The Setaria italica strain Yugu1 chromosome IX, Setaria_italica_v2.0, whole genome shotgun sequence genome has a window encoding:
- the LOC101778271 gene encoding benzyl alcohol O-benzoyltransferase yields the protein MAGLTAALKFTVRRRPAELVAPAAPTPRELKLLSDIDDQESVRLHVPAILLYRRNEAMVGRDPVQVIRDAVARALVHYYPLAGRLREVDGGKLAVDCTGEGVLFIEADADVRLEHLGEPLLPPFPCLQELLFDVPGSFAIVDAPLMLFQVTRLACGGFVLAVRVNHTMADGLGMVQFGAAVAELARGALAPTVRPVWDRELLMARDPPLPSFAHREYDEAQGTDDTVTSLDDLVHRCLFFTPRDVAALRDLVDPPQLRASATTFDVLAGCLWKCRTVALAPDANAEMRMMCAVNVRGIRTARGGGGIPRGYYGNAAVGPVAVSTAGALCANPLGYAIELVKKAKEEVDMEYIRSVADLVVLRGRPPVSFVRTYVVSDVRKAPAARLDFGWGRPVYGGPAEVGGDLAWVASYFVSVTDARGEEGIAVPVCLPRPAMERFAEEMGKLLQRPLVDVAVRQQPRSAL from the coding sequence ATGGCGGGCTTGACGGCGGCGTTGAAGTTCACCGTGCGCAGGCGACCGGCAGAGCTGGTGGCACCGGCAGCCCCAACGCCACGTGAGCTGAAGCTCCTCTCCGACATCGATGACCAGGAGTCTGTACGTCTCCACGTCCCCGCCATCCTGCTCTACCGGCGCAACGAGGCCATGGTCGGCCGGGACCCCGTGCAGGTCATCCGGGACGCTGTCGCGAGGGCGCTGGTGCACTACTACCCGCTCGCCGGGCGGCTCAGGGAGGTGGACGGGGGCAAGCTCGCCGTCGACTGCACCGGCGAGGGAGTGCTGTTCATcgaggccgacgccgacgtccgCCTCGAGCACTTGGGTGAACCTCTGCTGCCGCCCTTCCCGTGCCTCCAGGAGCTCCTGTTCGACGTCCCCGGCTCGTTCGCCATCGTCGACGCGCCCCTCATGCTCTTCCAGGTGACGCGGCTTGCATGTGGAGGCTTTGTCCTGGCCGTCCGGGTGAACCACACGATGGCGGACGGGCTGGGGATGGTGCAGTtcggcgccgccgtggcggagCTAGCGCGGGGCGCCCTGGCGCCGACGGTGCGGCCGGTGTGGGACCGCGAGCTGCTGATGGCGCGCGACCCGCCGCTTCCGAGCTTCGCCCACCGCGAGTACGACGAGGCGCAGGGCACCGACGACACCGTCACATCGCTCGACGACCTGGTGCACCGCTGCTTGTTCTTCACGCCCCGCGACGTGGCCGCGCTCCGGGACCTCGTCGACCCGCCGCAGCTGCGCGCGAGCGCGACCACGTTCGACGTCCTGGCAGGGTGCCTGTGGAAGTGCCGCACGGTGGCGCTGGCCCCTGATGCCAACGCGGAGATGCGGATGATGTGCGCCGTCAACGTCCGCGGCATCAGgacggcgaggggcggcggcggcatccccAGGGGCTACTACGGCAACGCGGCCGTTGGCCCGGTCGCCGTCTCGACGGCCGGCGCTCTCTGCGCCAACCCTCTCGGCTACGCGATCGAGCTGGTGAAGAAGGCCAAGGAGGAGGTGGACATGGAGTACATACGGTCGGTTGCGGATCTCGTTGTGCTACGGGGGCGGCCGCCCGTGTCGTTCGTGCGCACGTACGTGGTGTCAGACGTGAGGAAagccccggccgcgcgcctGGATTTTGGGTGGGGCAGGCCGGTGTACGGCGGCCCGGCGGAGGTCGGCGGTGACCTCGCCTGGGTTGCCAGCTACTTCGTGTCGGTTACGGACGCTAGAGGCGAGGAAGGCATCGCTGTGCCGGTGTGCCTGCCCCGACCCGCCATGGAGAGGTTCGCCGAGGAGATGGGCAAGCTGCTCCAGCGCCCGCTCGTCGACGTCGCCGTGAGGCAGCAGCCCAGGTCCGCGCTCTGA